In Solidesulfovibrio carbinoliphilus subsp. oakridgensis, the sequence TGCTCATGGAGCGCTTGATCATCGATGTGTTGCGCGAGTGCGCCACCGTGTCCGGCACCTGCCGGCTCATGCGGATCAGCTGGGATGAGGCCTGGAACGTCATGGATCGAGCCGTCCGGCGAGGGCAAACCAGGAAGAAGACCACCGCCGCACGCTATCTTGGTATCGATGAGAAGGCCTTCCGCAAAGGTCACGACTACATGACCGTGGTCTGCGACCTGCTTGGCGGAACAGTGGAGTTTGTGGCCCAGGATCGCAAGACCGAGAGCCTCGAGGACTATTACCGGCAGTTCACGGCGCAGCAACTCGAGCGCATCCGGGCCGTGGCCATGGACATGTGGGAACCGTACTTCAAGGCCACGATCAAGCACGTGCCCGATGCGGCGCACAAGATCGTCCATGACCGCTTTCACATCATGCAGCACGTGGGCCAGGCCGTGGACAAGGTCCGCCGGCAGGAACATCGCGAACTGCTCCGCCAGGAAGACGAACGCCTCAAGGGCACCAAGTACATCTGGCTTTACCGGGAAGAGAATCTGCCGGACAAGCACCGACCGACCTTGGAAGCCCTGAAGGCCACGAACCTGAAGGTGGCCAAGGCCTGGGCGATGAAAGAAAGCCTGGCCGGATTGTGGAACTACCTCAGCGTCGGCTGGGCAAAGCGGTTCATGAAACGCTGGCTGACCTGGGTGAGGAAGTCAGACTTGCCCCCGATGCGCAAGGTCGGGGAGATGCTCTCTCGGCATCTGGACAACATCCTGACCTTTTGCCGGCATCGGATCACCAACGGCGCGGCCGAGGGACTCAACAGCAAGATCATGGCCATCAAGCGCAGGGCGTGCGGGTACCGCAATCGGGAGCACTTCAAGACCGCTATCTACTTCTTCTGCGGCGGCCTGGACCTCTATCCTAGACAGGCCTGAACCCGGGTACCCACGGAAAATCCGGAAGGACCCTTATTTTTAACAGGTGGCGAAGGACAGCCCCATGGGCCAGGGGCAGCCGAAAAGCTGGTCTGTAGCTGGGATGGATTCTAGCAAATCGGCGGCTGGCGACAACTAAAATCAAAAACGCAGGAACCTGCGCTGGCGGAAGCAGTGGAGATGACGAATGATTTTACCTAAATTGCCCAGACCCAGGAACCTTGTCTGCGTCCCGGAAGGGACTGAGATGATCAAAAAAGTGTTTCCCTTCGTATTTGCTGGAACAGACCCTGTCATGCAGACGAGAGGCCCTCCTACCCAGAAACGCGTTGCAACTCATCGCATTGTCGCTATTCTTCTCGATGACATTGAAATGATACTGGATAATTATAAAGCCGATTCAGTGGACGCTTGACATCACCAGGATGATACTCGATATAGGAAAAATTGTTCAGAATGAGAATTTTCGTTCGCTCTGGCTCAAGGATATCAATGAATAGCCAGCAGATCGCCCCGCTTGCCCCCTGTGACGGATGACCGAATACAGGCACAATCTATTCATTCTTGAAAGGTGGTGGAAATGACCATTAGCTGGGCAGAGAATTCCAAGAAATGGACTTAGGCTTGGAAGTTGCATAGATAAAGCATACAAAACAAACGCTTAAAACATACCAGAGGAAACTCATGGCACAAGCTCTTTACTATCCATGGATTGATATTATCGACGAAGCCTGGCTTAAGACTGCTTTTCTCTATTGGGACTCTGTACGTACTATCGTTCCAGAATCCATCAAAGTCCCATACTCTACTAATGCAGGTCAGGCCTTACAGGACATTGAGTTCTTAGTTCCTCTACGAGTTCATCCCAATATGGAAGAAATCGAAGATCTTACAGAAGATGTCATGTCCTACTTGGGCACGGTGGAGGGTGCGCTTATTCTCACCGGGCCTTGTAGCCCAGGTCATCACATCCATTTAGATAAATTACCATACGAACTTAGTAGACTTGCTGACATTCATCCACAAAAATTGCCCTTCGCAATACAAAACCTTCTAGAGGATTTCATGTCTCCCTCTATGCGAGGGCATGACTATCTCCGCGTCAGTGATAAGTTTGCCAACTACTACATGACGCTACTCGCAAGCCGGCTAGCAGAACGGATTGGTGCACAATTACTGACGCCTCTTCCGGCTGCGGCCAGACTAGCAGTGACTGCACGTTTTGATGCCCAACTAAATAGAGTGGTACCCCGAGCCATGAACCTGCACCAGAGAGAATGGCGTGAGTACGAAGCATATGGCCCTCGCCAGCTAATGCCTAAAGACCTTGCGTCAGGTATGCTGGCCAATTTAGCAATCGAAAGATTAGGTGTTTCTGCAAATACTCCTATTGAGCGGTTGATTAAGTTCAGGGAGAGCCACAACGACGAGCTTGCATTA encodes:
- a CDS encoding ISL3 family transposase, whose product is MKDTDLYSRILGLSDPWFVADVELDTAGGRVDVHVDHVAGVRWRCPTCGRELACRDHAEPRVWRHLDTCQFKTFLHARIPRVECPEHGVLQVRVPWAEAKGRFTLLMERLIIDVLRECATVSGTCRLMRISWDEAWNVMDRAVRRGQTRKKTTAARYLGIDEKAFRKGHDYMTVVCDLLGGTVEFVAQDRKTESLEDYYRQFTAQQLERIRAVAMDMWEPYFKATIKHVPDAAHKIVHDRFHIMQHVGQAVDKVRRQEHRELLRQEDERLKGTKYIWLYREENLPDKHRPTLEALKATNLKVAKAWAMKESLAGLWNYLSVGWAKRFMKRWLTWVRKSDLPPMRKVGEMLSRHLDNILTFCRHRITNGAAEGLNSKIMAIKRRACGYRNREHFKTAIYFFCGGLDLYPRQA
- a CDS encoding DUF6236 family protein, translating into MAQALYYPWIDIIDEAWLKTAFLYWDSVRTIVPESIKVPYSTNAGQALQDIEFLVPLRVHPNMEEIEDLTEDVMSYLGTVEGALILTGPCSPGHHIHLDKLPYELSRLADIHPQKLPFAIQNLLEDFMSPSMRGHDYLRVSDKFANYYMTLLASRLAERIGAQLLTPLPAAARLAVTARFDAQLNRVVPRAMNLHQREWREYEAYGPRQLMPKDLASGMLANLAIERLGVSANTPIERLIKFRESHNDELALFRKKIEQLAASVEENLPIEALRQRITNLYTEEVVPAISTLKAALEGRRIKWLSDGLLKVAFLSAGSTTMLAMTGLDVPTALLAGAGISLIATGATYNVDKQESLRSNPFTYLLSMGKISCNNNY